The following proteins come from a genomic window of Crassostrea angulata isolate pt1a10 chromosome 1, ASM2561291v2, whole genome shotgun sequence:
- the LOC128181711 gene encoding protein FAM221A-like isoform X1, whose product MAEKQFKLKFDGANAKAVDEYLEYSRIVGEDDGGELFTPEQYEEYKKKVLPMRIKNRLYTCWTGPTGMDCKLVGPETPCFCKHRYKQHKTDFEVIPTDRPILLPCKQKGCKCVSYNYVPMNGSQPIRCTCKHTSEEHFEFDPFICKRTQTGGGCTKCAGFKSSFTCGCGAPVKEHTMIVETGEEREARGHPLGESTPYAAMGGITGFSSLADGYQRLDPSGKGAPNKGYLEQSITSNDNPFLRANVQAIKAHQMRKEGKGLTNPDDEMFDDITERVSQMRRPGEEDMAYYERRYQERRQVVPSGAQGLDNGALRPGSRKAIEQKPGSGRRPASKK is encoded by the exons ATGGCGGAGAAGCAGTTCAAGTTGAAGTTCGATGGAGCGAACGCAAAAGCTGTTGACGAATATTTAGAATACTCCAG GATAGTGGGAGAAGATGATGGGGGAGAACTGTTCACACCTGAGCAGTATGAAGAGTATAAGAAGAAGGTCCTACCAATG AGAATCAAGAACCGCCTGTACACCTGTTGGACAGGTCCAACCGGCATGGACTGTAAACTAGTCGGACCGGAGACGCCATGCTTTTGCAAACACAG GTACAAACAACACAAGACAGACTTTGAAGTCATTCCGACGGATCGGCCCATCCTCCTTCCTTGTAAACAGAAAGGCTGCAAGTGTGTGTCCTACAATTACGTCCCAATGAACGGAAGCCAACCTATCCGCTGCACATGCAAGCATACGTCAGAGGAGCATTTCGAGTTTGATCCTTTCATTTGCAAACGCA cACAGACAGGAG GAGGCTGCACCAAGTGTGCTGGGTTTAAGAGTTCCTTTACCTGTGGGTGTGGCGCTCCGGTCAAGGAACACACGATGATCGTGGAGACGGGCGAGGAGCGGGAGGCCCGGGGCCACCCCCTAGGGGAGTCCACGCCTTACGCTGCCATGGGAGGAATCACCGGCTTCTCGTCGCTAGCTGACGGGTACCAGCGACTGGACCCCAGTGGAAAAG GGGCACCAAACAAGGGTTATTTGGAGCAGTCAATTACATCTAACGACAACCCGTTCTTACGAGCTAACGTGCAGGCCATTAAAGCTCACCAGATGAGGAAAGAGGGAAAAG GTCTGACAAACCCTGATGACGAAATGTTTGATGACATCACAGAGCGCGTGTCTCAGATGCGACGACCAGGGGAGGAAGACATGGCATACTACGAAAGACGATATCAGGAGAGA CGACAAGTAGTCCCCAGTGGTGCGCAAGGATTGGACAACGGTGCACTCCGTCCCGGAAGTAGGAAAGCCATCGAACAAAAACCAGGTTCCGGACGAAGACCTGCGTCTAAAAAGTGA
- the LOC128181711 gene encoding protein FAM221A-like isoform X2 — translation MAEKQFKLKFDGANAKAVDEYLEYSRIVGEDDGGELFTPEQYEEYKKKVLPMRIKNRLYTCWTGPTGMDCKLVGPETPCFCKHRYKQHKTDFEVIPTDRPILLPCKQKGCKCVSYNYVPMNGSQPIRCTCKHTSEEHFEFDPFICKRRGCTKCAGFKSSFTCGCGAPVKEHTMIVETGEEREARGHPLGESTPYAAMGGITGFSSLADGYQRLDPSGKGAPNKGYLEQSITSNDNPFLRANVQAIKAHQMRKEGKGLTNPDDEMFDDITERVSQMRRPGEEDMAYYERRYQERRQVVPSGAQGLDNGALRPGSRKAIEQKPGSGRRPASKK, via the exons ATGGCGGAGAAGCAGTTCAAGTTGAAGTTCGATGGAGCGAACGCAAAAGCTGTTGACGAATATTTAGAATACTCCAG GATAGTGGGAGAAGATGATGGGGGAGAACTGTTCACACCTGAGCAGTATGAAGAGTATAAGAAGAAGGTCCTACCAATG AGAATCAAGAACCGCCTGTACACCTGTTGGACAGGTCCAACCGGCATGGACTGTAAACTAGTCGGACCGGAGACGCCATGCTTTTGCAAACACAG GTACAAACAACACAAGACAGACTTTGAAGTCATTCCGACGGATCGGCCCATCCTCCTTCCTTGTAAACAGAAAGGCTGCAAGTGTGTGTCCTACAATTACGTCCCAATGAACGGAAGCCAACCTATCCGCTGCACATGCAAGCATACGTCAGAGGAGCATTTCGAGTTTGATCCTTTCATTTGCAAACGCA GAGGCTGCACCAAGTGTGCTGGGTTTAAGAGTTCCTTTACCTGTGGGTGTGGCGCTCCGGTCAAGGAACACACGATGATCGTGGAGACGGGCGAGGAGCGGGAGGCCCGGGGCCACCCCCTAGGGGAGTCCACGCCTTACGCTGCCATGGGAGGAATCACCGGCTTCTCGTCGCTAGCTGACGGGTACCAGCGACTGGACCCCAGTGGAAAAG GGGCACCAAACAAGGGTTATTTGGAGCAGTCAATTACATCTAACGACAACCCGTTCTTACGAGCTAACGTGCAGGCCATTAAAGCTCACCAGATGAGGAAAGAGGGAAAAG GTCTGACAAACCCTGATGACGAAATGTTTGATGACATCACAGAGCGCGTGTCTCAGATGCGACGACCAGGGGAGGAAGACATGGCATACTACGAAAGACGATATCAGGAGAGA CGACAAGTAGTCCCCAGTGGTGCGCAAGGATTGGACAACGGTGCACTCCGTCCCGGAAGTAGGAAAGCCATCGAACAAAAACCAGGTTCCGGACGAAGACCTGCGTCTAAAAAGTGA